In Variovorax sp. OAS795, a single window of DNA contains:
- a CDS encoding FAD-binding oxidoreductase has translation MKLDSYWTDSAPAFSPAVHALPAQVDVAIVGGGFTGLSAALALARRGANVAVLEAGTRVAAEASGRNGGHVNNGLAVDYAEVAAKVGIDKARAWYHAYDDAVDTVARLVRDEAIDCDFMRHGKLKLATRAHQMAALERSAQRLVADGVDTDVEILDASQVRSEVQSERFHGGLLYKRSGQMHMGRFARGLAEAAQRHGAQIHTGTQVNRIERLGQGHAHRLHTAGGTVTAQQVLLATGATRHGGYGSFGWLRRRIVPIGSFIVVTEPLGAERAQALLAARRTYTTVANIHHYFRLTADHRLVFGGRARFSVSSPQADAASGEILRAGLAETFPQLGSVRLDYCWGGLVDMTQDRLPHAGERDGLYYAMGYSGHGTQMSVHMGERMAAVMNGDAGANPWQDRDWPAIPGHVGPPWFLPAVGLYYSLKDKLA, from the coding sequence ATGAAGCTCGACTCCTACTGGACCGATTCCGCCCCGGCCTTCTCGCCCGCAGTGCACGCGCTGCCCGCGCAGGTGGACGTGGCGATCGTCGGCGGCGGCTTCACCGGCCTGTCGGCGGCACTGGCCCTCGCCCGGCGCGGCGCCAACGTCGCGGTGCTGGAGGCCGGCACGCGCGTGGCGGCCGAGGCGTCGGGCCGCAATGGCGGCCACGTCAACAACGGGCTGGCAGTGGACTACGCCGAGGTGGCGGCCAAGGTCGGCATCGACAAGGCGCGCGCCTGGTACCACGCCTACGACGACGCGGTGGACACCGTGGCGCGGCTGGTGCGCGACGAGGCGATCGACTGCGACTTCATGCGGCACGGCAAGCTCAAGCTCGCCACGCGCGCCCACCAGATGGCCGCGCTCGAACGCAGCGCGCAGCGCCTGGTCGCCGATGGCGTGGACACCGACGTCGAGATCCTCGATGCGTCGCAGGTGCGCAGCGAGGTGCAGAGCGAGCGCTTCCACGGCGGCCTGCTCTACAAGCGCAGCGGCCAGATGCACATGGGCCGCTTCGCCCGCGGCCTGGCCGAGGCCGCGCAGCGCCACGGCGCGCAGATCCACACCGGCACCCAGGTGAACCGCATCGAGCGGCTGGGCCAAGGCCATGCGCACAGGCTGCACACCGCGGGCGGTACCGTCACGGCGCAGCAGGTGCTGCTGGCCACGGGTGCCACGCGCCACGGCGGCTACGGCAGCTTCGGCTGGCTGCGCCGGCGCATCGTGCCGATCGGCAGCTTCATCGTCGTGACCGAGCCGCTTGGCGCGGAGCGTGCGCAGGCGCTGCTCGCGGCGCGGCGCACCTACACCACGGTCGCGAACATCCATCACTACTTCAGGCTCACGGCCGACCACCGGCTGGTGTTCGGCGGACGCGCGCGCTTCTCGGTGTCCAGCCCGCAGGCCGATGCCGCGAGCGGCGAGATCCTGCGCGCCGGACTGGCCGAAACCTTCCCGCAGCTCGGCAGCGTGCGGCTGGACTACTGCTGGGGCGGACTGGTCGACATGACGCAGGACCGCCTGCCCCATGCCGGCGAGCGCGACGGCCTCTACTACGCCATGGGCTACAGCGGCCACGGCACGCAGATGTCGGTCCACATGGGCGAGCGCATGGCCGCCGTCATGAACGGCGACGCCGGCGCCAACCCCTGGCAGGACCGCGACTGGCCCGCCATCCCCGGCCATGTCGGCCCGCCCTGGTTCCTGCCGGCGGTCGGGCTCTACTACTCGCTCAAGGACAAGCTGGCCTGA
- a CDS encoding haloacid dehalogenase type II, whose protein sequence is MTFRPKYVTFDCYGTLTRFRMKEMAADLFADRVPAERMAEFHADFTAYRFDEVLGDWKPYEVVLKNAVRRLCKKWKIQYFDLDAQKIYDAVPTWSPHDDVAAGLAKVAKEIPLVILSNASDDQIQKNVAMLGAPFHRVYTAQQAQAYKPRLQAFEYMLDSLGCNPEDVLHVSSSLRYDLMSADDIGIVNKVFVNRGHGPGNPAYRYTEIKDIGGLPGVVGL, encoded by the coding sequence ATGACCTTCCGTCCCAAATACGTGACCTTCGACTGCTACGGCACCCTCACCCGGTTCCGCATGAAGGAGATGGCCGCCGACCTTTTCGCCGACCGCGTTCCAGCCGAGCGCATGGCCGAGTTTCATGCCGACTTCACCGCCTATCGTTTCGACGAGGTTCTGGGCGACTGGAAGCCCTACGAGGTGGTGCTGAAGAACGCAGTGCGGCGCCTCTGCAAAAAATGGAAGATCCAGTACTTCGACCTGGACGCGCAGAAGATCTACGACGCAGTGCCCACCTGGAGCCCGCACGACGACGTCGCCGCAGGCCTCGCCAAGGTGGCCAAGGAAATCCCGCTGGTCATCCTGTCCAACGCCTCGGACGACCAGATCCAGAAGAACGTCGCCATGCTCGGCGCACCGTTCCACCGCGTCTACACCGCGCAGCAGGCCCAGGCCTACAAGCCGCGCCTGCAGGCCTTCGAATACATGCTCGACTCGCTGGGCTGCAACCCCGAAGACGTGCTGCATGTGTCGTCGAGCCTGCGCTACGACCTGATGTCGGCCGACGACATCGGCATCGTCAACAAGGTGTTCGTCAATCGCGGCCACGGCCCGGGCAATCCGGCCTACCGCTACACCGAGATCAAGGACATCGGCGGCCTGCCCGGCGTCGTCGGCCTCTGA
- a CDS encoding GNAT family N-acetyltransferase: MPEPISNAPAADGVVLRPMTAADLPHAHALSAELRWPHRPADWEQAFSHAEGIAVERDGELVATGLRWLWGKTHATIGLVIVSPACQGRRIGHRLMSALLDGLDGRTVLLHATPEGRGLYERLGFVRTGEMRQHQGIALPAPLVALQPGWRLRPAGLNELPALQALDAAARGMPRDALIADLLQGADACVVLDHDNQPKGFAMLRRFGRGHAIGPVVAPDTEGAKALIAHLAGMNAGAFTRIDIDFESGLAEWLESIGLLRVDAPTTMVRGEPLAAAPEGPSLFAIVTQAVG; the protein is encoded by the coding sequence ATGCCCGAACCTATTTCGAACGCACCCGCCGCGGACGGCGTGGTGCTCAGGCCGATGACGGCCGCCGACCTTCCGCATGCGCATGCGCTGTCCGCCGAGCTTCGCTGGCCGCACCGCCCCGCGGACTGGGAACAGGCGTTCTCGCATGCCGAGGGCATCGCGGTCGAGCGCGACGGCGAGCTCGTCGCGACCGGCCTGCGCTGGCTCTGGGGCAAGACCCACGCCACCATCGGCCTGGTGATCGTCTCGCCCGCCTGCCAGGGCCGCCGCATCGGGCACCGGCTCATGAGCGCCTTGCTCGACGGGCTGGACGGGCGCACGGTGCTGCTGCATGCCACCCCCGAAGGCCGTGGGCTCTACGAACGGCTCGGCTTCGTGCGCACGGGCGAGATGCGCCAGCACCAGGGCATCGCGCTGCCGGCCCCGCTGGTCGCGCTGCAGCCGGGCTGGCGGCTGCGGCCCGCCGGGCTCAATGAACTGCCCGCGCTGCAGGCGCTCGATGCCGCGGCGCGGGGCATGCCGCGCGACGCGCTGATCGCCGACCTGCTGCAGGGCGCCGATGCCTGCGTGGTGCTCGACCACGACAACCAGCCCAAGGGCTTCGCGATGCTGCGGCGCTTCGGCCGCGGCCATGCGATCGGCCCGGTGGTCGCGCCCGACACGGAGGGCGCGAAGGCATTGATCGCGCATCTGGCGGGCATGAACGCCGGTGCCTTCACGCGCATCGACATCGACTTCGAAAGCGGCTTGGCCGAATGGCTCGAGAGCATCGGCCTCCTGCGCGTGGATGCGCCGACGACGATGGTGCGCGGCGAGCCGCTCGCTGCGGCGCCGGAAGGGCCGTCGCTGTTCGCCATCGTGACGCAGGCCGTGGGCTGA
- a CDS encoding glyoxylate/hydroxypyruvate reductase A: MTKTTTFLYKSDPVRGRQWAEVFGRDRPDIDFRIWPDIGDAAQVRFLAAWEPPPDLAGRFPNLEVLFSSGAGVDQFDFSALPEALPVVRMIEPGIVRGMVEYVTHAVLGLHRDMPQYRRQQQEGLWKALPVRPAGQRRVGVLGLGSLGQAVLAQLVSLGFDCAGWSRSRHEAEGVQCHAGADELPAFLARTDILVCLLPLTDSTRGFLDAKLFAMLPQGAGLVHVGRGPHLVERDLLDALASGRIGDAVLDVTDPEPLPPTHAFWRHPRIEITPHIASMTQPLSAAEAVLDNLRRCEAGEPMIGLVDRAKGY; encoded by the coding sequence ATGACGAAGACCACCACCTTTCTCTACAAGTCCGATCCCGTGCGCGGCCGCCAATGGGCCGAGGTGTTCGGGCGCGACCGGCCCGACATCGACTTTCGCATCTGGCCCGACATCGGCGATGCGGCGCAGGTGCGCTTTCTCGCGGCCTGGGAGCCGCCGCCGGACCTGGCCGGGCGCTTTCCGAATCTCGAGGTGCTGTTCTCCTCGGGTGCGGGCGTCGACCAGTTCGATTTTTCGGCGCTGCCCGAGGCATTGCCCGTGGTGCGCATGATCGAGCCCGGCATCGTGCGCGGCATGGTCGAGTACGTGACGCATGCGGTGCTCGGCCTGCACCGCGACATGCCGCAGTACCGTCGCCAGCAGCAGGAAGGGTTGTGGAAGGCGCTCCCGGTGCGCCCGGCCGGCCAACGGCGCGTGGGCGTGCTGGGGCTCGGCTCGCTCGGCCAGGCCGTGCTGGCGCAGCTGGTGTCGCTCGGCTTCGACTGCGCGGGCTGGAGCCGCTCGCGCCACGAGGCCGAAGGGGTGCAATGCCATGCGGGCGCCGACGAGTTGCCGGCTTTTCTTGCGCGCACCGACATCCTCGTGTGCCTGCTGCCGCTCACCGATTCGACGCGCGGCTTTCTCGATGCGAAGCTGTTCGCGATGCTGCCGCAGGGCGCGGGCCTGGTGCACGTGGGCCGCGGCCCGCACCTGGTCGAGCGCGACCTCCTCGATGCGCTGGCCAGCGGCCGGATCGGCGACGCGGTGCTCGACGTGACCGACCCCGAGCCACTGCCGCCCACGCATGCGTTCTGGCGCCATCCGCGCATCGAGATCACGCCGCACATCGCGAGCATGACGCAGCCGCTGAGCGCAGCCGAGGCCGTGCTCGACAACCTGCGCCGCTGCGAAGCCGGCGAGCCGATGATCGGTCTGGTGGACCGCGCCAAGGGCTACTGA